GGTATCAGTAGAGCTCTCCGTATTTACCTCCGTCTTGTCGCTCTCCTCCGGCGCAGCTTCCTTCGCTTTCGGTCCATCGATATCGCCATCATCCGATCCGGAGTCGATCGTGTTCAGATTATCATCGGCCGGCGTTTCACCTTCATCGCTCGATTCCAGCTCCGTATCACGCGTCGTCGGATCGACGGTCGTCGATTCTGGCTTCTTCgattcctcgtcgtcctcaccCTTCCGATTGGCCACCTCGACCTCGGTCGGTTGCTCCGGTTTTGATTCTGGCGCCTCATCGCCACCTTCACCGGAGGCTGGCTTCACGTCGATCACGCGTACCTTGAAGATCGATGTACCGTACCCGGTTTTCTTGGTGTAGTACGTATCGTTGATTACAACCTTGTGTCCATCGATCACCTGGCAAGCAGAACGGTGAGATTTTTAATGGCAATGGAAAAGTACCATCAAGATGACTGCACCGAGCATACCTTAACGGTCGAAGTGGAGTTGGTGTTGGTTCCGTCTTCCGACGACGAATCTTCCGGAATCTCCGAAGGCCAGATGCCTGGTCCCGAGGGGATAAAGTCCACCGTCGACGGGATTCCACCGTAGAAGGGATTCCACGAGCCAGAGAAACGATCGCGCATACGTTTCAGGATGTCTGCAAGAAGCACTCGTTAGTCGTTAGGCATCTCTTCCAAGTACTTCCAGGACTACTCACCATCCAGATATCCCGAGAGATGCCACGAGAATGGATTGTACGAGGGGAAGTAGACAGGACGGGCTGGCACCGGAGCAAAGTCTCCGGTATCGACCACCCCGTCGAAACCTTCAAACGAGGACGGGTAGCGATTGTAATAGGTTGGCCGTTCGGCTGGCAGCGGTACCACGATGAACTCGGCATCTTCCGACGTATCCGACTCCCTGTCCTTTTCATAACTCGCTAGAATGGAAAGCAATCGTGCGAATGGAAAACTTTAATCATTTATCGACCaacatctccatcatcatcatcatcatcatcatctcgacgCGATCAGGGATTGCGCATCTCTCTGCTTCAATCATAAGATCACTGAACAGCAGAAGAGCGCCAGCTGCCAAGGTGAAACCAATTTGACGGCAAAACAGATGGGTGGAGCACGCACTGGCCCCTCTCGAACCGGGCCAATCTTGACGCTTTTGAGGCCGAACTCAGAGGCTCGGTTCACAAATGATGAGGCATAAAGAGCAACTTCAGCTGCACACCACCCTAATCGACTCTAATTGCTGTCCGCTGGCTCAAGCCTTAATAAAGATGTTGtggctcgtgctcgtgccgaTACagacagaagcagaagaggaaaaaaaccctcaaaaaACGATCATTACTCCCCAAGGGCATGCAAATGAGCCACTCTGTGAGGTGTTGGGTGTTCCCTTGGCCACTGCTGGCGGTTCatttcgctcgtcgtcgtcgtgcgtttGTCGGTAAAGTGTTGGccaaaaattaatgaaaaacaGGAGCCTGATTTATGATTGAAGCAACAGTGTCTCGGACTCGGAGACTAAAGGcacaaacaaaaggaaaagaccATCACTAATCGAGGATTATCGCGCAAAAACCCCGCGCGCGAATAGTGGTGATGAGTCACAAAATGAGACAATCGCGTGCAGTTACTGGCTATGTTTTTGGGGGCGTTATTTGTTCCCTACCGAGCCTACCGCCTTCGCGTGACATGCAGCTTTCACGCAGGGCCGATCTTCCCTAATTGGTTTCAATTCATCACGGCGACTGGTGGCGACTTTTACCACAAATTGCTCTCTCGGGCGGTACATTGTTCCCTCTAACAAGTGCCAAGTTAAAATTCAGCCAATTGTCATTGATCGTGGAAAAAGGTTGAACCAAACGATCGAGAGGAGCACACTAGACACGCAGACGATTGTGCGCCACCCTCATCAGTCTAAATTATGACCGAGCATGCTTATGCAAAATGGCACTTCATTTGCTTTTCACCTCGGCAAGGTGCCCCTTATTAACACGGGGGCCACCTGGGGCAGATAAGGACACGGATCTTGCATAAACATGTCAATAACTATTTATGCTGGTAGGGTAGCAGGAGCTCATCAGTTAAGCAGAGCATAGTCGAGTGAATGAGAATGGTGAACAAAAGCGCATTGTACCGATTGTGAATACAAACAGAGCATGGACAGTTAAAGGGGTTTTCGGCTTAGCAGACTCCTCGAGCTGAAAGACGAATGACAGAtcatgatcaccatcatcaccttctGGCACCTAGACTCCGCTAGACAAGGCGATCACGAGCCTCTTCTCAGCGTCTTTCTATTGACACAGTTGGTTAGCGAGCGAGTTCTACTGCGTATCCGCTCGGCAGTACGTGACCAGCAGGGCTACCGATAGCAACTAGAAGGTATGACCTACTCCCAGACTCAGAGCGCCATCTTCAGATCGTGCAACACGATGGCAACATTTTGGTGTCACAACAAGCCAATGACCCCGGTGTACTGTTTGCCAGCCTGTTTGCCTCGGCCCGAACTGCCAGCCGATGCATCTTCATCGAGAAATATCGCGGTGCTTGGCGAAGGGGGCTtgcaacgtcatcatcatcccctttAACGCAGCGTAAAGCCACAAAAAACTCCCCCTTTTAAGGTTTAAAACATTATCTGTAATTACATTAAATCGACGAAGCAACAATTGGCATTACGCTGAACAGAGGGTCTGAGTGCTTCTATTGTGATTGCATCATCACTTCCTCGcgtgccacaaacacaatgcCCCTTTCGTCacgaaggaaggagagaatgAGGAAAAATTGCTCGAGAAGTGTTTGCAAATTTTTAtgcgaaacgaatcgaacgaaacgaaactccgAGGGTGATGATGCCGGATTGACTTGGAACGAGTTTTGCTAAATGTCACGTGCAGCTGCAGTGGACATTTCCAGCGGAATGCTGAGAAGCACGCGtgtacaccatcatcacaccggGCTAGAGACAAAACTcaagctgcagcaacagtataCAGCTGGAAATCATACAACAAATAGGCGGCTGGCCATATGTTGCAGCTGCAAAAGCTGCGCTCAGACAACACCAACCGACGTTGACTTGAGGTGTACCCCTTACTAAATGACGCAAATCGCATCGCAATCGTTCTCGTCAGCAACTCGTTCTCCATCTCCACTCGGGTTACGTCGCTTGAATCTTGAATCCAAAATTGATCGAAGACAAGGCGACAAGAATGTGCGGTAACAGCGCGTGCCGCGCGCATTTCCATCTGGCACCATTTCACCTTCAGTGCGGCAGCGCGAAAGTATTTTAATTTCGGATGCCACGGACCAACGCCGTGCGCCTACCATCGGAAACCTCATTACCTCTATCGAGAACGGCATCAAGTATTTCGAGTAGTATTCTTTGGAGGCCAGcgcttccgattccgaggGGCAAGACACTTGAGATGCTTTTAGCATGTTTAGCCACGTTCATAAATCGTCCCCCGATCACCGAGTGGCCAGAGGTGTCGTGGTGGCGTGTTTGGCATTTTCTGTTGGGGGGGCATTGGAAAGTATTTGAGAACCAATTTCCATCGTGCGCGGAACCGGACAACCAATGGCACCAGCCAACAAGGGGAAATCGTAaccataatgatgatgattactgCCAGTGCCACGAGCAAATGATTGCGACAAATCGTTTTTACGTTGTTTAATCTGCTTTGTACCCTTTCCTAAACATACTCCAAGGTTAATTTTATCCGTGAAAATGCTTCATGTTGCTGCGCGCTAATGGTTTTGAGATaaaatcgtcgtcgttatcgacTTCTTCTTGGCGCCATCGTTCCAAACACTCGCTAGATAACCAGATCGGACCACAAGCGCACCGCCTGGTCGTTGTTAAAAGCAATGGAACTGCGTTCGCTGCACAATGCGACGCCATTTGCTTAaatcatcgcatcatcaacGAGCTACTCACACTCAAATCAGTTTCATGTATCTGTTCAACAGCACCCTACACCCTCTGCACCTCGACGCATCGTTCGTTGCTCGGTTTCGAACGTCATCCAGCGCACAGCCAGCGTGTGAACGATCATCTCTATCAGTCCGTACGCCGTGAAACCGTTGGACACCGCCAATCAACCGAAATTGTTTAATGAAAGCGTTAGGAAGAGTAcatttcccagtcccggttatGGCGTGTTTGGGTGGCCAACTTGATCACGGAACCGTTCGCTCACGGTTTGGGGAGGTCCGCCTCTGGAATCCAAAAACTCTATTTATAATGAGAGCTACCGAAGATCATGCTTTGCACCCGATGGTCGAGATGACGCAAAGAAATGAATCTCCGGATCGGACAAGGTCAATGGCAAGATCAAATCGGATTGCGACttaacgatcgcgatcggcaGCCCACGCTCAGCCTGCCAGGCGGGCGCGTGTGCGAGATGGTGCGGAACTTGATGAACATATGTTCGCTCGTAAAGACGGAAGCCAGCGTTCGttggccactgccaccggtatCCGGCTTACCACTGGGCAGGCGAATCGGTTCTCAATTTGAGGCTCACCAGCTCCGGTGCGCAGCGGGCTAATTGGAAGCGAGTAATCACGCCGGCCGTAGCAGCGGCATCGAATTGTGAATGCGCGGATTTTAATTACCCTCAAAACTCGTGTTCTCACTCTCCAGCCCCGGGCTTATGCAatcggatgatggtggtttgtgtggccataaaaaggaagggggagggggcactcAAATAGCGTGACAATTAAAAAGACGCCCCGCACTAACCAGCATCCGCAATCAGCGCAACCAGAACGATGGAGCGCAGATATCGTGTCGTCGATCGTGATTCCGTTTGAATCCCCCCAATCACGTGGACTAATGCTAAACGACTACGCCATTCGAGTGGCGAGTGGTGCGAAACAGGCTGCATTTAGTGGCCAGGGACGAAAGAATTCTAGAACCAGGAACAGTGTTCTACAAGTCGTGGGGGACTTTTTTGGGCGTTTTTTCCGCCTTGAATCAGAACCAGTTTTGGCGCCGGAAACCAGTTTCATTCTTCTGCGCTAACGAAGCCTACGCGAGATGCCATAAACCATCACAGCAATCGGTTGCGAAgggtccggatccggagcaCTATAAATCCGTGGCGTACAGTGGTTCTGAGCATCACAGAGAACAATCACAGAATGTGGCCGTGCATGGTCAACATGAATCTCGCGTAGGGTGCCGGTCTATCGCTAAACCGTTTAACAGGGTCACCAGACAAGCGGTACCGGGTGCAGACACAAAGGGagagacgaccacgaccattAAATTGCACGCCTGGATGCGATTGTTGGAAACCCTCGACAAAGCACGAATGACCCTCGGTCCCTCCCCGGTTTAGGACGGTTCCATATGGCGAAGCCATTGCTATCGCTACTACACGCggtaaaaatcgattttcgaacCGCGGCCAGATCGATTAGTCGCGACAACGAATGCCATCGAAAGTAGCGCACACCGAACACCAGAGGTCAGGTGGTAAACCGGCCACGAGCGTTCACTGGTACTGCACGGCACGCGCCGTAAACACCGAAGAATAATCGATCGAGGGATAGGGGCCAGCACCTTTGCCAAACATACCTGGATATGCAAAGGTGGTGGTCACGGTCAAggcgaccaccagcagcagcagcgccgccTGTCGCACCGATGATTGTCGCATGTTTTCGCGATAACAGCACAGCGCAGCGAAGGTGGATGGAAATTTTCAGCAATTTCACCACGAATCTGGTCGCTTTCCTTCACTGTCAATACACGTACACTCTCTGGTCACTTTCGGGCCTCTCGGGTCCTTTTTGTTCTgcaaaaatatgcggaaagtCGAAGAAAATTACTTTGAAGGAAACACTACTTTCGCGAGCTGCACCGATTTCACGATATGATGTCGTCGagccaaaacaacgaaagatGTCCACCGGTGACTGGAGCACGGTTTCGAGAGAATCCGCGGACGGTTCTTGCTCTCGCCACAAAACCGAACTTGCGCTCACCTGGTTGGCCCGGCTCGGGGGGTGTTCTCGCTAGCTGCGGAGATCTTTTGGCTCTCGGTCGATTTCGCCCTCTTGGAGCACGTTTTTCTACTAAGCCGCGTTTGGCGGCTGCTCCACCGCTATATATGCTGCTCTATGGCTGCTGAGATGACTCATGGAGCCGTCGCCGTGTTGTCATATTGCTGTTTCCCTCTCTCGGGCACTATGGAGTCGGGTGCCATCTCGCTCGCTACCTCTAGCTATTACGCGGCGCTTAGTGGTTTGTGGAGCcgactgtgtgcgtgcgtgtgcgtctgttGCTGGCGGTACTGGCTGCATGTTGTAATGGTGACGACCCGAGCGGTAAAAGATAATAATATTATTGCGTCCTGGTGCTTGTGGAGCTGTTTTcgacggtttttgttttgcgtctGTATTTTGATTTTCTCTGTATAATGCTGTAATGCTAATGAATAATGCTTAAAAAGGCGATGAAATGATCGAAAGAATTATATTAACACCCTTTGGTCATTAGAACCTCATGGAACACACGGAACAAAGAACGCCCTTAAGCCGGCGAACCATGTTGGTAAAAACTATAAATGTCCCTTATACATCATCTACTCGAATAGCCCAGTCATTGCTTATAGGTATAACGTTCTAGCATTTCCTGAATCGTTTCAACGATAACTTATGTCTTGACTGGCATCCCGTATGATTGCTTACCTTCGCTATCGATCCTCAGAAGTCAGATGCTGCCGAGCCTAGTGGGTCCTCCACGTAAGGTATCGCTGGCAAATTGACGTTGGCCTTTTACAGCCTAAACTACACTCTCGATTTGCCTTTCCGGCTTTTCATCCGAGTGACAACCCACGGACTGATAACCGTTTTGCGTCCAAACTCAGCACCACCTCTCCAAACACGTGGACTAAGTTTTGAGGTTCAAACCGATTATCGTGTCTTGATGAAGGATATTTGTCACgaaccgatcggatcgatcaaACGGCACTTTCACACCACGCAGTACCTCCGTTTGGTCAGTTGCTCGTTGAGGAACTCCATAAATTCTAGATGGAGAGGCTAATCAACCTGTCATCAGCCGGACGACGGATCGCAATCGTTCGCCAAACCGTAAATTCTTCCATCGCGATCGTATGATCATGGCGATCTAGGTGTGTATACGGACATCAGGTGCTCGGTTTGAtagatggcgatgacgattgATGCAGATCCGTCTACCTTATGGCCACacatccacgcacacacacacacacacgggcccCTCTGCTACTCAATCTGATCACGGTTACGGTCGATGTGGTGCAGCGAATCGAGCGCTTCTGCCAACTCGTCACACCCCTAGCGAAGGTCTCGGTCGAGGACGGTCGGCAAGGCGGCCAGTTTTGCCTCACAGAAGTATCCGCGATGCTTTTCACGCCAAGGTTGCTTGGatcgttcattttctttttgttgtattCTAGAACTTGACCTTGGTGGCAGCATTCCGCGATCGCACAGTGCCGAtctgaacgaacgaacggtcccGGAGTCCACACTGCGCTGGCCCACCTCTCGTCGTAATGAGTTTGTCATTTGTCTAGTGGGAAGTCAGGTGGAAACATGTTACCGTACAGCGCTTCTCTAATTGCATAGGCCCCGTCCCGTGCCTATGCATAAGCGGAAGGGGTGTTGATCGTTTTGTTCCGGCATCGAATTTTCGAGGGAAAAATGAAGATCGTCTCGCGTGACTCAACTCAACAGTGCATCATCGTACGCTACGGTACGCAACACCTCGGTAAGTTAGTTTAATCTTGCACTTTGACCCGACCCCCGGATGTTACAATGTGTAACGATACCGTGCTGCACCTGAAGCATAATTGAACACTCCAGTGACCCTGCGCTGAAGGTTCTGGGCAAGCATCGGTATTTTGTGCGCGAAGCTCAGACTTGTGACACCTAGTCATAGTCAACGTCATTAGCGTCCTCAGCTTATCGGTTTGCTACGGTCTAGGGACGTTTCGTGACATTTTCCTACATTGCTTTACCTCCCACTAGAGCCCACACGTAGGACATACGGATGGAAAGTACATTCTGTAGCGATAAGCAGGTGGTGACAGCGCTCCCAACCGATTACGCAAGTGCTGGCCCGCTTTTAGCGCTGAGGtcacagagaaagaaagagagaaatgaaCTGTCCGCAGATCCAACCGGATGGAATTACAAATTCAAACAatagttttgttgttttaaatgtCTTACCGTACGCGGTGGCATAAGGAAACACCCGTATCATGGCAGGAAAGTGTATTTATCTGACACCTTTATTACTCATCCGGTACGGTGAAGAAAGTGATGAGGCTTCCCGGTTTAATCGGAAGAAAGTGTTTGTGTAATGATGGATAGGGTTGAACTAAGTGGAAGCTGGTGTTACGAGGCGTACCGCTCGAGTTAGCAAAGTTCTTTTAAGAACATCGTTTTACTCCAACAAATCGTGTGCTTATTTTTCTACCTTCACTTCATTTGTGTAAGGTCATGGTTGGGCTATTCAAATTACTTAAATAACATCTAATCGAACAAATTAACTGTCAGAATTACAGACCTTGCATTGCGTTTAATCACCATACATTGCTGCGCAGTTTGGGCGGCGGCTACAAAGATCTTCTGCTAACCGATAATGACGATCCACAATACCTCGCATCGTGAGCACGTGCTAGCGGATTGGCAATCGCATCCGCCGGTGTTGCAGGTGGTGATGATTTATGCCTTCCCTCGGGATTGGAAGAAGACCGTCGACAGTGCCGGGTGTTAGTAGCCTCTTGAATTGCCAGCAAATTGATTGGGGATGCTCACGTTTTGCTGCCCAACTGGAACAATAATTGGCCGGGGAATGACAGCCACATGCAAAGCCGCATGTCCCCTGCCTCCCATCCCAAGATGCATTCATCGAAGAAATCGTGAGCCACGACGCAATGGATGGTGGCTGGTAACCGATCATCCGATAACTCGTCGGAACCGGATTCAGCGT
The sequence above is a segment of the Anopheles darlingi chromosome 2, idAnoDarlMG_H_01, whole genome shotgun sequence genome. Coding sequences within it:
- the LOC125950112 gene encoding icarapin-like isoform X1 — translated: MRQSSVRQAALLLLVVALTVTTTFAYPASYEKDRESDTSEDAEFIVVPLPAERPTYYNRYPSSFEGFDGVVDTGDFAPVPARPVYFPSYNPFSWHLSGYLDDILKRMRDRFSGSWNPFYGGIPSTVDFIPSGPGIWPSEIPEDSSSEDGTNTNSTSTVKVIDGHKVVINDTYYTKKTGYGTSIFKVRVIDVKPASGEGGDEAPESKPEQPTEVEVANRKGEDDEESKKPESTTVDPTTRDTELESSDEGETPADDNLNTIDSGSDDGDIDGPKAKEAAPEESDKTEVNTESSTDTAEDATTATTAAAAAAAA
- the LOC125950112 gene encoding icarapin-like isoform X2, whose amino-acid sequence is MRQSSVRQAALLLLVVALTVTTTFAYPASYEKDRESDTSEDAEFIVVPLPAERPTYYNRYPSSFEGFDGVVDTGDFAPVPARPVYFPSYNPFSWHLSGYLDDILKRMRDRFSGSWNPFYGGIPSTVDFIPSGPGIWPSEIPEDSSSEDGTNTNSTSTVKVIDGHKVVINDTYYTKKTGYGTSIFKVRVIDVKPASGEGGDEAPESKPEQPTEVEVANRKGEDDEESKKPESTTVDPTTRDTELESSDEGETPADDNLNTIDSGSDDGDIDGPKAKEAAPEESDKTED